DNA from Acetobacter aceti NBRC 14818:
AGGCTGGATTGTTTTCGTCCATTCCCGGCTCAACGCTTTTCCAGCAAAAAGAAGTCGTTTTCTGATAAACCCCGAATGAAGATACGCGCTATAAGCAGTCAGTTACGGACCGCTGAACGGTAAATCTTTCAGGGATTCTTGTCATGGCGACAGGCTGGGCTCCGGAAGGAGCAGTGCAGGAACAGATCGACGACACCATCGCCGATGCAGTCAAACAGGCCCGCTCCGGCATTCCGTCCGGAGAGAGCGCTCTTGAATGTTGTGAGTGCGGAGAACCGATCCCCGAAGCCAGACGCAAGGCGCTGGCGGGAGTGAAGTTCTGCATCGACTGCCAGTCAGAGCGGGACAGCCAGCGTGTATTCAGCAGCATCAACCGTCGTGGCAGCAAGGACAGTCAGTTGCGGTAGCGGAAGCCGTCTGTCCGGAAGAAAGCATCCTTCATCCAATAGCTGCCGATGCGCGCACCCAACACCCCGGCAGTTCGATATTCTGTCTTGTGGTCCGATTAACGGGCTGCACCAAACGGCTTGCGCAGGATCAGCGCTCCCCAGTCACCTTCCCGCAGATGCCGTTCCAGCACCAGCCCACAACGCTGGTGCGCGGCCAGCACCATGCGGACCTGCGTGTTTAGCAGCCCAGCGAGGATGACCGTGCCACCCGGTGCAAGATGACGGCTCAGATCCTTGGCCATCATGCAAAGCGGACGGGCAAGGATATTGGCGAACACCAGATCATACGGCGCACGACGGCGGATTTCCGGCGTGGACCAGCCATTGCCGAGACGTGCTTCGATCAGGCGTGACAGGCCATTGCGGGCCGCATTCTCCCGCGTGATCCGAACAGACCACGGATCAATGTCGGTCGCCAGAACAGGCCGATGCAGCAGGGCCGCAGCACCCATAGCGAGAATGCCGGACCCGCAGCCGAGGTCGAGAATATTCCGGGGTTTGCGGTGCGCCACCAGTTCAAGCGCTCGCAGGCATCCTCGCGTCGAACCATGTTCCCCGGACCCGAACGCCATACCAGCATCCAGCGTGATGGTGATGCGGTTGCTGTCGGGAGCCTCATCCAGATGCGAACCCCGAACGATAAAGCACTTGCCGACTTCCTGTGCCGGAAACGATTCATAGGTGCGGGCGAGCCAACCTTCCGTCTCGGTGTTGGTGCGCTCCAGATCAGCGTTGATGCCTGTGGTCAGCGCGGCCAGAGCAAGAGCGGCCGCCAGTTCGTCTTCGGCATGACCCGTGTCTTTCACCCCTTCGACACGCCAGAGCTTTTCTTCCTCGTCGAACTCAAAAATGCCGACCGTCGCGCAGACCGTACTGATGGCGTTCTCGTAAGCTTCAACGGCAATTTCCGGAACAGTGACGGAAATCGTTTCAAGTTCTGTCGCATGTCTGCGGCGGATGGCGGTCATTCGGGGCTCCGGGTGGCACACGCGGGAGCAGTCTCCCGTTCGGAAAGGCTGGTGTTTATCAGTATCGTAGGGAAAAGCGCCAGAGCAAGGCAGAGAAACAGTCGGGTCTTGAGCGCACTCTGGTGACGCATCTGTCAAACGGGAGCGGTAGCGCTTTCCGTTTGACTCAATAGAAACAGGCTTATCCGTTCGAATGTTTCACGGAAAAGCCTGCTGCCAGTCGTGTGGCGTAATCCTTATCCAGCCAGACAATGAAATCTGGTCGGACAAGATCTTTAGCCGTCGAGTTTCTTGCGCAGGATGTCGTTAACGATAGCAGGGTTGGCCTTGCCGCCCGTCGCCTTCATCACCTGTCCGACAAAGAAGCCGAACAGCTTGTCCTTGCCGCCCTTATACTGTTCCACCTTGTCGCCGTTCTTGCTGATGATCTCATCAGCCGTCGCTTCGATGGCACCCGTATCCGTGACCTGCCGCAGACCCTTGCGATCCACGATGGCGAGCGGAGCCTCACCGGTCTCGAACATGTCTTCGAGCACTTCCTTGGCGATCTTGCCATTGATCGTGCCATCAGCAATCAGGTCGAGCATCGCGCCAAGATTGGCTGCGCTGACCGGGCTTTCCTCAATCGACTTGCCCGTACGGTTGAGCGCTGCGAAGAAATCGCCTGTGACCCATGCGGCAGCTGATTTGCCGTCACGTCCCTTGGCGACACTTTCATAGAAGTCCGCCGTTGCCTGCTCCGCAACCAGAACGCCCGCGTCATAAGCGGTGATCCCGTAATCCTGCTGAAAACGGGCGCGCTTTTCGTCCGGCAGTTCCGGCAGTGTCTGCTTGATCTGATCCACCCAGCTCTGCTCGATCACCAGCGGCAGAAGGTCAGGGTCGGGGAAGTAGCGGTAATCGTGCGCGTCTTCCTTGGAACGCAGCGAGCGTGTCTCACCCTTGTGCGGATCGAACAGGCGTGTCTCCTGATCGACCTCGCCGCCAGATTCCCAGATCTCGATCTGACGGGCTGCCTCGATCTCGATCGCCTGCATGACAAAGCGGATCGAGTTGACGTTCTTGATTTCGCAGCGCGTGCGGAACGGCTCGCTGGCGCTCTTGCGAACTGAAACGTTCACGTCGGCACGCATTGAGCCTTCTTCCATATTGCCGTCGCAGGTGCCGAGATAACGCAGGATCTGACGCAGCTTGCGGACATAGGCTCCGGCCTCTTCAGGGGAACGAATGTCCGGCTCACTGACGATTTCCATCAGCGCGACACCAGCACGGTTGAGGTCCACGAAGGAGCGCTTCGGGTCCTGATCGTGCATCAGCTTGCCCGCATCCTGCTCAAGATGCAGGCGCGTGATGCCGATATCGCGTGTGCTGCCGTCGGAAAGCTCGATCTGCACGACACCGGTGCCGATGATCGGATGTTCGAACTGGCTGATCTGATAACCGGTCGGCAGATCGGCATAGAAGTAGTTCTTGCGGTCGAAGCGGCTTTCCAGATTGATTCGCGCCTTCAGGCCGAGACCCGTGCGGACAGCCTGTTCGACGCAGGCCTGATTGATGACCGGCAGCATACCGGGAAAGCCAGCGTCAATCAGACTGACATGCGAATTCGGCTCACCCCCAAACAGGGTGGACGCGCCGGAGAACAGCTTCGACTTGCTGATGACCTGGGCATGAACCTCAAGACCGACGACGATTTCCCACGTGCCGGTGTTGCCTTCAATCGTGTAGCTCATGCGCTCACTCCTGCACGCAGGTCCGGACGGGCCGTGAACCCGGCGGCTTTTTCCAGAGCCGACCCGACCGCGATGATCGTTTCCTCGTCAAAATGCTTGCCGATCAACTGAAGACCAAGCGGCAGGCCCTTGTCGTCAAGCGCGACCGGCACTGACATGGCTGGCTGGCCGGCCATGCTGGCAGGCACGGTGAAGATATCGTTGAGATACATCTGCACCGGATCTTCCGGTTTCTCGTCGCGGGCGAAAGCCGCAGTCGGAGCCGTCGGGGTCAGCAGCACGTCCACTTTCTGGAAAGCCTGCGTGAAGTCGCGCTGGATCAGCGTGCGGACCTTCTGGGCCTTGAGGTAGTAGGCGTCGTAGTAACCAGCTGACAGCACATACGTGCCCATCAGGATACGGCGACGCACTTCCTCGCCAAATCCATTGTGACGGGTCTTTTCGTAAAGATCGTCAAGGCTGGTCGCGCCTTCAGCCCGCTCACCGAACCGCACGCCGTCATAGCGGGCAAGGTTGGACGAACATTCAGCTGGCGCGATAATGTAATAGGTCGCGAGACCGTATTTCGTGTGGGGCAGGGAGACGTCGACAATCTCGCAGCCAGCCTCGCGGAGCATGTCGATGCCCTTCTGCCAGACGGCCAGAATTTCTTCCGACATGCCCGGAGCGCGATACTCGGCAGGAATACCGACGCGCAGACCCTTCAGGCTGCGACCACACGCCGCACGGTAATCAGGAACAGCCACGTCCGCACAGGTGCTATCCTTCGGATCGTGACCCGCCATCGCGGTCAGCATGATTGCGGCATCTTCCACAGTGCGGGTCATCGGACCGGCCTGATCGAGTGAGCTTGCGAAGGCGATGGTGCCCCAGCGACTGCAACGCCCATAGGTCGGCTTCAGCCCGACGATACCGCAATAAGCCGCAGGCTGACGGATCGAACCACCGGTATCGGTGCCTGTCGCGCCCATCGCCATATGCGCAGCGACGGCTGCTGCGGAGCCACCGGACGAACCACCGGGAACCAGAACTGACGCGTCATCCTTGCGATGCCAAGGGTTCTCGACGCTACCGAAAGCGGACGTCAGATTGCCGGACCCCATGGCGAATTCGTCAAGATTGGTCTTGCCGAGAAAGATCGCGCCGTTTTCGAGCAGTTTCGCCGTGACGGTGCTCTCGTAAGGTGGCACGAAGTTGCCGATAATCTTGCTGGCGGCGGTCGTCCGCACACCGTTGGTGCAGAACAGATCCTTGATGCCGAGCGGAATGCCGGTCAGGGCAGGGGCTTCGCCAGCGGACAGGGTGCTGTCGGCCTTTTTGGCTGCTGCAAGTGCCTTGTCGGACGTGACAGTGATGTAGGCATTCACCCGCCCGTTCAACGCGTCGACGGCGTCGGTGTGCGCCTTTGTCAGTTCGACGGCGGAAAATTCTTTCTTGCGCAGACCTTCAGCGGCCTGTGCGATCGTGAGATCAGTCAGCATTATTCGACCACCTTCGGCACGGTGAAGAAGGGACCTTCACGGTCCGGGGCGTTCGACAACACCTTGTCCTGACAGTCGCCGTCAGTCACGGCATCCTCTCGGGGAAGAAGCGCCGCGTTGGTGCTGGTGCCGATCATGGGCGGTACGCCCTCGACATCAACTTCGTCGAGAATCTCGATCCAGCCGAGAATTCCTCCGAGCTGTGCGCGGACAGCTTCGATTTCCTGGTCGTCAAGCCCGATGCGGGCGAGCTTGGCAATGCGTCTCGTGGTCGCGAGATCGAGCGACATGAAGCAGAAACTCTCAAATCATGAAAAATAATGCTGGCGTCGCCGCCAGCGCGACACCATACCCTCAGGCGATGCCTCTGTTCAACATAACCGACCTCAGTGAAAAACTTTCCACCGGTCAACGGCTGCTGGGAATTGATCCCGGCGCGAAGACTGCGGGACTTGCGCTGTCAGATGTCATGCTGATGGTCGCCTCTCCGTATGGAGTTTTGAAACGCGAAAAACTTTCGGTTATGGCCCGGAAAATCGTGGAAATTGCTAGCGAGCAAGACGTGGGAGCGCTGGTAGTGGGGCTGCCGCTTTCCATGGATGGCGGATTCGGTCCGGCTGCACAGGCCGCCCGCGACTGGGCACAAGCTCTTTCCGATCAGATCGGGATTGCTGCCGTCTTATGGGATGAACGGTTTTCTTCCAGCGTTGTGAACCGCACCATCATTGGTGAAGCCGATCTGTCGCGGAAAAGACGTGGAGAAATCGTCGATAAGATGGCTGCTGCCTATATGTTGCAGGGCGTACTGGATTATCTCTCCATGCAGCGCAGCAGACATTCCCAATCGTTTGAAGAATAAAGGCAGCCTAATATAAAGGATCAGGCTGCTCTATCGGCTTCAGGCCGCGACAGCTGTGCACTTCTCTCTGAGAAAATCCAGTTGCCAGTTCAGCTCTTTCGGTGTCAGAGCGTAAGAACCGTCAGAAGACGGCAGAATGGCGCGTGTCGGCGGGATCAGGGCGAGATGGATCTGTACTGCGGCAGCCAGAGAGGCTGGCAGGCCTGCTTTCCATGACAGGGCCACAAGCCCTCGGGCATTTCGTCCGTTCAGCGTTTCCCTGATGACGTCCGGGGCAATATTCGGAGTGCGGGCAAGGATCTCGATAATGGCGTCGACATTGTCGTCGTGAAGGGCCTGCGTAGCCAGATCGACAATATTGTCATTCATGACCGTGGAAACAGGCGCGTTTCTGGTCGGTTTGATGACTTCTGACGTCGCCGCCAGCTCGAAGGAAAGCTCTCTTTCAATCTTGTGCTTCACCGGAGCGACGAGGTTCGCACAGCGCTCTCTCACAAGATTTTTCACCGTGGTAACGCACGCATATTCGAGCGTGGTCGGTCTTTCCGGTGACCGCTCCATTTCATCTAGAGCCGGTTCCAGCTCGGTTAGTGGACGTTCTGCCAGATGCTCAAGAATGGCGTGAGAGTGCACCGTCTTGGCCGATGAGACCATCTTTCCATTGTGCTGCCGGCGGCTGATTTCCTGCTCCAGCGTGGCGTCGTCAATCTCACCCATGAGACGGTCGGCAATGGAAGGAGATTCTGACAGTGGACCAACAATTGAGATGGCCTGTGCGTCGCCAGCGGCCTGGGCAATGACACGTCGCGCGCGCTGCCAGCTTTCGGCCATCAGAAGGTTCAGGGAGCTCTGCAGAGAGGTCGTCAGGGCTTCAATGCGTTGGGCGCTGAAATCAGGTCGAAGAGCCGAAATGCGGCTTTTCAGGCACTCCCATAATTCAGGCGCCGCCGTCATTGTGACAGTCGTTGTGGGACCACGCGACTTTTCGCGCAATGCAGGACTGATCGATCCGGGTGGAACGGAAGACAGCGAGCGCGTGGGCAGGATCTGAAAAAATTTTGGGTCTAATGAAGGATTCATGGTGAGGATTCTTCCAATGAAGTGTGCCAGCGAGCGCCTCCAGCGAGTTTCACGCTACGCATGGCAAAACTTGCGCGGTCGATAAGCGATTCGACGCTCTCGCCCGTTTCCCAATTCCGGGCGGCAAGGCCGACCGAGAAGGTGAGAGTGATGGGTTCCGCGACAAAAATGGCTGCGCCGTGCTGACAGAAGGCTTCCGCCCGTTCAGCAGCGACAAAATGATCAGCGCCATCAAGCCAGAGACCGAAAATGTCTCCCCCAAGTCGGCCAGCGAGATCTGTTGGACGAATGGCATCCCGCAGATAGCTGGCGACCTGTTGAAGGGCGCTATCGCCCGCTTCAAAACCGAAGCGGGCATTGATGTCAGAAAAACGGTCCAGACCGATGACCAGCAGGGTGCCGGACAGGCGTTCCCGATCAAGACGCGGCAGCCGCCGGGAGATTTCGGTCAGAAGACCGTTCCGGTTCAGCATGCCTGTGAGCGGATCAAACCGTGCATTGCGGGCCAACGCACGGTTGAGAGCGCTCATCTCGAGCGCGGAGGCGAATGTCGCCAGAGCGGCATCCGCCAGATTGGCGTCGTCCTGCGACCAGACGCCAACATTGTTTCTCCACAGCGCCATGGCGGCGGGAGCATTGTACCGGACGCGACTACGGCACAGGATGACGTCATGTCCCTCGATCTGCCTGATTTCCGGCTCGAATGAGAGATTGCCAGCTATCGGCTGCCGCAACATGCCCTCAATCATGGCGTCGAAAGAAGGTGTCGCAGTCTGAAGACGGTGGACAATTTCCTCATCGGAATCGTCTTCGTCGCTCTCCGTTTTTCCTTCCGGGGATTCGGAAATCAGCACGCCTCCGACAGCGCCAAGCATGGCGGCCAGCTCATCGAAGGCGGGTGGAATGCCAAGACGGGAGAGGGCGCGTGACCGCATCGTCGCGGTGATGCGTCGCACGATTTCGCTGTGAAGGCGTGCCACAGCAAGGTCGGCGTTTGATCCGACTTCATCGGATACATCAATGCCTAGCCCACGCACTCCGGCGTGCTGCCCATCCGGAGAAAGGAGAGGGGTTGCATAAACCAGCATGCAGCCAAAAGTGCTGTCGGCTCTTTTGATCCAGCAGCGGCGGCTACGGATAACATTTCGGGTTTTAAAAGGATTGGGGGCCGGAGCTGAATTGACACAGGGAAGGAGCCTGGTGCCTTCTTCCCCGATCAGTTCCTGATCATTCCATCCGAGTGCCGGACCGGCCTCGAAAAAGGTGAAACGGCCTTCATTGTCCGTTTCGAAAATAAAATCGGCAACCAGCTGCGCCAGGCTTTTCCAGCGGCGACGACTGGCGAGAAGCGCGTCCATCAGTTTGCCATCCTGACCGGGTGGCGACGATTCTGACGCAGGAGAGGAAGGCGTGGTGTTCATGCTTACGCATTTCATCCGGGAATAGTTTCTGTCTCGTTAAGAGCCGGTTGCGTTGACAGAAGATGCCCTGAACAGCATGGTCCGCCCTTCAGGTAACCTGTGCTGGCCCATTGGCAGGGTCGCCTTTCAGCTATTTTGACTGTGGAAGACGATGAGCGAAGACAAACTCAGATCCCGGATCGAAGCGCTTTGGGAAGCGCGCACCACTGTGTCGCCAGCCACGACCGGGGATGACCGGTCTGCGATCGAGACAGCCCTTGAAGGACTGGACTCCGGTCGTCTCCGCGTCGCCGAACCCGGCGAGGCAGGCTGGACGGTTCATGAATGGCTGAAAAAAGCCGTTCTGCTGTCTTTCCGCCTGTTTGATAATGCGATCATCGAAGGTGGTGCTGCAGGCGCTCCGGCGTTTGACAAGGTGCCGCTCAAGTTCGCAGGCTGGGATGCAGCGCGCTTTGCAGAAGCAGGCTTCCGCGCTGTTCCGGGCTCTGTCGTCCGCCGTTCAGCCTTCATCGCACCAGGTGTCGTGCTGATGCCGAGCTTCGTGAATGTCGGTGCGCGTGTTGATTCCGGCACCATGATCGACACATGGGCGACCGTCGGCAGCTGCGCGCAGATCGGCAAGAACTGTCACATCAGTGGCGGCGCGGGAATCGGCGGCGTGCTGGAGCCTCTGCAGGCGGCTCCTGTCATCATCGAGGACGACTGCTTCATCGGCGCTCGCTCCGAAGTGGCTGAAGGCGTAATCGTTGAGCGTGGCTCCGTGCTGTCGATGGGCGTGTTCCTTGGCGCTTCCACCAAGATCATCGATCGTGCGACGGGCGAGGTCTTCATGGGTCGCGTTCCGGCCTACTCCGTGGTTGTGCCGGGTTCGCTGCCAGCCAAGGTGCCTCTGAACGCCAATGGTCAGCCCAACCCGTCTCTGGCCTGCGCCGTGATCGTCAAGCGTGTGGATGAACGGACTCGTTCCAAGACGTCCATCAACGATCTGCTGCGCGACTGAGAATACTCCATGACGCATGCGCTTGATGTTACCGCCCTCGCTTCTGACCTGATTCGTCATCCATCCGTCAGTCCGGATCCCGGCGAATCCCAGACCGCTCTGGGCGAAACATTAAGCGCCATGGGGTTTGAGGTTTTCCATCTTCCCTTCGGCGAAGGGGCGGAGCGTACGCCCAATCTCTTTGCCCGACGCGGCAAGGGTGGTCCTCATCTCTGCTTTGCCGGGCATACGGACGTTGTCCCGCCCGGACAGCAGGGATGGCAGCATGGGCCGTTTGCAGGCTCCGTGGAGCAGGGCATTCTCTACGGACGAGGCGCCTGCGACATGAAAGGCGGTATTGCCGCCTTCGTCGCCGCAGTGTCCTCCTTTCTTGAAAACACGCCCGAACCTCAGGGTTCCATCAGCCTTCTCATTACCGGCGACGAGGAAGGTCCCGCCCGCTTTGGCACCGTCAAGGTGCTGGAGTGGATGAAGGTCCATGACCAGATTCCGGACTTCTGCGTGGTGGGTGAGCCCACTAACCCGACGGTCATGGGCGAAGTCATCAAGATCGGACGCCGCGGCAGTATCAATGTCCGTATTACGCTGAAGGGACGACAGGGCCATGTGGCCTATCCCCACCGTGCTGATAATCCGGTCCATCGGCTGATCCGCATCCTGAGCGAACTGACGGAAAAACCGCTGGATGAGGGTTCAGAGTGGTTTGAGCCCTCCAGTCTTCAGGTGACGAGCGTGGATGTCGGCAATACCGCCACCAACGTCATTCCGGCGGAAGCAAAAGCGGCTCTGAACATCCGCTTCAATGATCTGCACACCGGAGCATCGCTGAGGGAGTGGATCGAAACTGTCTGTCACCGACATGCCCCTGACTGTCAGGTCGAAGCCAGCATCAGTGGGGAATCGTTTCTCACCCAGCCTGGCCCGGAGCTGAACGCTCTGAAAGTGTCGGTTCAGGATGTGACGGGCAGGGAACCTCGTCTGGATACGGGCGGAGGCACCTCGGATGCCCGCTTTATCGCCCTGTACTGCCCCGTGGCGGAATTCGGTCTTGTCGGGGCGAGTATGCACCAGATTGACGAGCATGTAGCCGTTTCAGATCTCGATACCCTGAAGCGTGTTTACGAACGGCTTTTGGAAAGGACAGTGGCGTGAGCGGCGTTTTCAAAGGCAACACGACGCCCAATCCAAAAGCGATTCTGGAAGGCATGACGCTGC
Protein-coding regions in this window:
- a CDS encoding DksA/TraR family C4-type zinc finger protein, which translates into the protein MATGWAPEGAVQEQIDDTIADAVKQARSGIPSGESALECCECGEPIPEARRKALAGVKFCIDCQSERDSQRVFSSINRRGSKDSQLR
- a CDS encoding 50S ribosomal protein L11 methyltransferase; translation: MTAIRRRHATELETISVTVPEIAVEAYENAISTVCATVGIFEFDEEEKLWRVEGVKDTGHAEDELAAALALAALTTGINADLERTNTETEGWLARTYESFPAQEVGKCFIVRGSHLDEAPDSNRITITLDAGMAFGSGEHGSTRGCLRALELVAHRKPRNILDLGCGSGILAMGAAALLHRPVLATDIDPWSVRITRENAARNGLSRLIEARLGNGWSTPEIRRRAPYDLVFANILARPLCMMAKDLSRHLAPGGTVILAGLLNTQVRMVLAAHQRCGLVLERHLREGDWGALILRKPFGAAR
- the gatB gene encoding Asp-tRNA(Asn)/Glu-tRNA(Gln) amidotransferase subunit GatB: MSYTIEGNTGTWEIVVGLEVHAQVISKSKLFSGASTLFGGEPNSHVSLIDAGFPGMLPVINQACVEQAVRTGLGLKARINLESRFDRKNYFYADLPTGYQISQFEHPIIGTGVVQIELSDGSTRDIGITRLHLEQDAGKLMHDQDPKRSFVDLNRAGVALMEIVSEPDIRSPEEAGAYVRKLRQILRYLGTCDGNMEEGSMRADVNVSVRKSASEPFRTRCEIKNVNSIRFVMQAIEIEAARQIEIWESGGEVDQETRLFDPHKGETRSLRSKEDAHDYRYFPDPDLLPLVIEQSWVDQIKQTLPELPDEKRARFQQDYGITAYDAGVLVAEQATADFYESVAKGRDGKSAAAWVTGDFFAALNRTGKSIEESPVSAANLGAMLDLIADGTINGKIAKEVLEDMFETGEAPLAIVDRKGLRQVTDTGAIEATADEIISKNGDKVEQYKGGKDKLFGFFVGQVMKATGGKANPAIVNDILRKKLDG
- the gatA gene encoding Asp-tRNA(Asn)/Glu-tRNA(Gln) amidotransferase subunit GatA, which translates into the protein MLTDLTIAQAAEGLRKKEFSAVELTKAHTDAVDALNGRVNAYITVTSDKALAAAKKADSTLSAGEAPALTGIPLGIKDLFCTNGVRTTAASKIIGNFVPPYESTVTAKLLENGAIFLGKTNLDEFAMGSGNLTSAFGSVENPWHRKDDASVLVPGGSSGGSAAAVAAHMAMGATGTDTGGSIRQPAAYCGIVGLKPTYGRCSRWGTIAFASSLDQAGPMTRTVEDAAIMLTAMAGHDPKDSTCADVAVPDYRAACGRSLKGLRVGIPAEYRAPGMSEEILAVWQKGIDMLREAGCEIVDVSLPHTKYGLATYYIIAPAECSSNLARYDGVRFGERAEGATSLDDLYEKTRHNGFGEEVRRRILMGTYVLSAGYYDAYYLKAQKVRTLIQRDFTQAFQKVDVLLTPTAPTAAFARDEKPEDPVQMYLNDIFTVPASMAGQPAMSVPVALDDKGLPLGLQLIGKHFDEETIIAVGSALEKAAGFTARPDLRAGVSA
- the gatC gene encoding Asp-tRNA(Asn)/Glu-tRNA(Gln) amidotransferase subunit GatC, with amino-acid sequence MSLDLATTRRIAKLARIGLDDQEIEAVRAQLGGILGWIEILDEVDVEGVPPMIGTSTNAALLPREDAVTDGDCQDKVLSNAPDREGPFFTVPKVVE
- the ruvX gene encoding Holliday junction resolvase RuvX, with protein sequence MPLFNITDLSEKLSTGQRLLGIDPGAKTAGLALSDVMLMVASPYGVLKREKLSVMARKIVEIASEQDVGALVVGLPLSMDGGFGPAAQAARDWAQALSDQIGIAAVLWDERFSSSVVNRTIIGEADLSRKRRGEIVDKMAAAYMLQGVLDYLSMQRSRHSQSFEE
- a CDS encoding sensor domain-containing diguanylate cyclase, producing the protein MNTTPSSPASESSPPGQDGKLMDALLASRRRWKSLAQLVADFIFETDNEGRFTFFEAGPALGWNDQELIGEEGTRLLPCVNSAPAPNPFKTRNVIRSRRCWIKRADSTFGCMLVYATPLLSPDGQHAGVRGLGIDVSDEVGSNADLAVARLHSEIVRRITATMRSRALSRLGIPPAFDELAAMLGAVGGVLISESPEGKTESDEDDSDEEIVHRLQTATPSFDAMIEGMLRQPIAGNLSFEPEIRQIEGHDVILCRSRVRYNAPAAMALWRNNVGVWSQDDANLADAALATFASALEMSALNRALARNARFDPLTGMLNRNGLLTEISRRLPRLDRERLSGTLLVIGLDRFSDINARFGFEAGDSALQQVASYLRDAIRPTDLAGRLGGDIFGLWLDGADHFVAAERAEAFCQHGAAIFVAEPITLTFSVGLAARNWETGESVESLIDRASFAMRSVKLAGGARWHTSLEESSP
- the dapD gene encoding 2,3,4,5-tetrahydropyridine-2,6-dicarboxylate N-succinyltransferase, with amino-acid sequence MSEDKLRSRIEALWEARTTVSPATTGDDRSAIETALEGLDSGRLRVAEPGEAGWTVHEWLKKAVLLSFRLFDNAIIEGGAAGAPAFDKVPLKFAGWDAARFAEAGFRAVPGSVVRRSAFIAPGVVLMPSFVNVGARVDSGTMIDTWATVGSCAQIGKNCHISGGAGIGGVLEPLQAAPVIIEDDCFIGARSEVAEGVIVERGSVLSMGVFLGASTKIIDRATGEVFMGRVPAYSVVVPGSLPAKVPLNANGQPNPSLACAVIVKRVDERTRSKTSINDLLRD
- the dapE gene encoding succinyl-diaminopimelate desuccinylase → MTHALDVTALASDLIRHPSVSPDPGESQTALGETLSAMGFEVFHLPFGEGAERTPNLFARRGKGGPHLCFAGHTDVVPPGQQGWQHGPFAGSVEQGILYGRGACDMKGGIAAFVAAVSSFLENTPEPQGSISLLITGDEEGPARFGTVKVLEWMKVHDQIPDFCVVGEPTNPTVMGEVIKIGRRGSINVRITLKGRQGHVAYPHRADNPVHRLIRILSELTEKPLDEGSEWFEPSSLQVTSVDVGNTATNVIPAEAKAALNIRFNDLHTGASLREWIETVCHRHAPDCQVEASISGESFLTQPGPELNALKVSVQDVTGREPRLDTGGGTSDARFIALYCPVAEFGLVGASMHQIDEHVAVSDLDTLKRVYERLLERTVA